The Gadus macrocephalus chromosome 12, ASM3116895v1 genome segment tgtgtgtgtgcgtgtgcgtgcgtgtgtgtgtgtgtgtgtgtgtgtgtgtgtgtgtgtgcaatgtgcatATCTTTCTTGAATTATTGAAGCAAAACCCAAATCCTCACCCTAGAATAAACAAGAAACAAGTTGGAAGAAAGTAGTTTAAAGTCACCAAAAGTAAGTAACACGTGCTTACTGTTATCATAACATGATATGACAGATTTGTTTTGCAACGAAGCTGACAGTCCATCTGTCCTTAGTGTCTTATGAGCGGATCCTGTCCATCGAAAGTCTGAACGACGTCGCTAACCCATGGAAGGGTTTCACCATGAACCGCTGCATAGCGGTGGCGCTGCTCGTGGTGTTGGTGAGCTCCAGTATGAATGAACTACACGGTGAGTTATTCTTTCATCCAGAGAATGCGCCATGTAGGCTGTGAAAGGCAGTGAGAGGGATAGAGGCTAGGAAATTGTATAAATAGTATAGATCAACGTGTGTTTGCGTCTACATTTGTATTGCACATGTTGAATTTCACGGGAAGTAGGAGTGGGTTGGTGGTGCAGGAACATCGGTGGCTTCAATATGCGCGTAACTTGGGGGGCGGAAACACTTGAGGAGGTGCAAGGTTTTGATCTTAATTGAGTGAATATTCGATGCAATGAAACCATCCGATTCCTGGCATGTGTAAGGCATGCTATCTTAAAGGGGTGATGTCATGGCACCAGGTGTGGGCACACCTAGTGGTGGCGTGACATCACCCCTTTAATAAAAGCTGATTCTGATTCAAACTGAACTCTAAAACCCCCTTGATGTGCTTGTAGAAGCGGTGGATTACGTCTACGAGGAGACGTACCAGGGTGTCCTGTATGTAGGAGGTCTGGAAGGCTCCAAGGTATCCATACGGCACATGACAGCAGTCCCACACAGGTGAAGGAGCAGCGCTACAGAACATACCCAGCCTAAagcgctccgtgtgtgtgtttgtgactccAGGGGTCGTTGTGGTCCAGTGTTCTTGGTTGGTGGGGAACGGAGGAGGTCGGAGTGATACGACGGAGGAAACGACCAATCAGCGGGAGGGTCGTGTTGAGGCCCAGGACTAAAGAGTGATACGAACCGCCCTAGGGATTTCATTTATGGAGATATGTATTGGTTAGAGCAGAGGCTATGTATGTCATGGATTTAATTGGACCCACTGTATGTCACACtggtgtttattaataaaagCCATTAAATAGTGCTTTcacatgtgttttgtttgtttctggcTGTTGAAATACAGTTTATATAactttttgtcaaataaagatATAATAGACACATGGTTGTTAAGcaaagggaagaaaaaaaacggtatttttttattctgagTCACAAAATTGTACACAAGTTACAGTCAGAACAAATGtcaatatgtatataaatgatAAAACGTGAAGACATTTAAAAAACGAATCAAGTACATCAAATATATATCAACATTATTTTATAACATGTGATAACAAGCGCGTCATTACTATTTCATCCTTCTCTAAATGAGGgaatacaaatatattataatgatgtagttctgaaaaaaatgaaattgtcGACCGTAAATGAACAGACTATACATTGCtgtcatcgtaagagaacccttccATAAGAACAAGTGTTATTACTAGTTACAATGCTAGGTTCTGTATCGGTAAatactcggtatcggccgatgctcaagttcaggaatcggaATCGGGAAGGAAAAAATGGAATTGGAAAACATCTGTACGATCTATTTCAGTCAAGCCTCGGAAGGGTACAATGTATTCCTTAACCGCCTTGCTCGTAACGCCAGCACAAGAGGTGTACAACGCTTCAGTCGCGACAGTCAAGGCGGTTCTTCAGCGGCAGCCACATTCTTTGGCAAACATGTTTTCCTTGACGTGGCTGAGGGTGGTCCCGTCATCCATAAGTTCCACCACCCGCAGGGAGTCGTAGGCCACCGGCACGCAGCACACGGAGCTGTCCAGCAAGGCGCCGCTCTGGATCTGGTCAAAGATCACGACGGCGTGGTTGGTCGGGTTGTGCAGGGGGAAGCTGCACACCCCGGTGCATTTTTTGATAGAGGCCCTGCAGGGCGACAGCACATACGTTTCCAGTTGCATATAGTGTTCCTGCACCCTACAGATGTTGCTCTCGCTGGCCTGACCGGCTCTGGCGGCTCGCAGGCCTCTCTGGATCTCGTAGGCCTGCGATACCGTCTGTAGGGCTAGCATCAGCAGGAAGGCTCTGTACTGGAGCTCTCCTGGAAGGGGGGGGCAAGATAGGATGGAAACCTTAAGTCTACGCAGTGTCAGAATCAATCACTCAAAGTCATTCGCTGCGAGGTGATTGGAATCCCGATACAGTAAAAGTATATGTAAGGATTAAGGGTTATTCCACGTATACCAGTTACCAATACCAACTATGACTACATACATCTTTGAGCAatttctttttgtgttttttgagaAGACACCTCGCACTGACCAACGCTGCGGTATGAAGAGTAACCCCTGAAGGCCTCACCTGCTGGTCGCACCTCCCTGGGAAGCGCACTGAGAGCCTTGAGGCGCTCCAGGCTCCGAACGGCCTTCTGCTCCACCGCCACCTCCCCCATCAgcacctccacctgctgctcCAGCGTCCCCAGCTTCCTCCGGAGCTCCTCCAGCAGGTCCGGCGGCAGGGCCAGCTCTCCCCCGCGGCCCAGCCGCCGCACCGAGCGGAGGGGCgggaaggagaagaaggtgggCGAGGAGGAGTTGAGCAGCCCCACCAGGAGCGTCTCGCTGGAGGCCGGCCCCAGGGCCAGGCTGGGCAGGGACTTCAGGGACGGCAGCTGCACCCTCAAGGAGACGGCCTCcccggggggaagggggaagacGTCGCCCAGGAAGGCCTGGAGCTCCCGCAGGAAGGAGAAGGCGTCCGAGGGCTTCTCTGCCCCTGGGAGGACCAAAGGAAAATGAGTGGTGGACAACGGTTAGAATTTGTAATAAATACACTCTCCTGAAGACACCGGGATGGTGTAGGAAGGAagggcaggaaccggttctttgTCACCCACAGGAAATGGATGGCGGGACAACATAGCAGAACAACAAAGTTACACACAAATGTCTTTCAACTATAAAAGTCTCTCCAGACTTCCGAATGCTTGTGTGGGCATAATCCGACCTGCAGATGGGGCGTCCACGCCCGTGTCTGGCCCCTGTCCGTCCGCCCCGGGTCCGTCTGGGAGCTGCTCGGGGAGACCCTCCCCACACCTCAGCAGGAGCCACGCCAGGCAGCAGCACGCACGCAGAACGGCCAACATGCTTAATAGATAGACCTGCGACGTGTCTCTGGCTCTGCCTGAGTCCCTTGTTTTTGGGCCAGGCTCAGGGGATGTCTTCtttataaagacacacacacacgccttctTATTGAAAAAAGCCCTGTCCTTGGATTGGACGCCAACACCCTGGCGTGTTGCAGACTTCGGCGCTCTACGGTACCGTCTACCCGTTAGAACAGCACATGCTCTCTAGGTTTATCTGCGATAAGAGCAGGGAATAAGGAAGGAGAAAAACATCACAAGAGATGTTGTTGGAGGGACACTGAGCTCTCATCCCTCCAGCTAGCTAGACTCCGCTGAGCGGCGGTGAGAACAGCGTCAAGACCGAGGGATGATGGGAGGAATGGTTAAACACCGGCCACACTTTGAAACTGTGTTGACACTTTTCGTGGATCCCACGAAACAGGTTGATTCTATGGCTCAATGACCAGCTTCATGTAAACTAGGTAACACATAGGTGATTAGTTGGTGACGAGTGAATACGTTTGCCAATGATTCAAATGGGGTCAGGATGAAATAGCATTTtggttttaaaaataaaagaatcttCCATACAACCGTGCATGGACCGACTTTCAGTTAAATTAGGATTTATGAACAATTACACAATTATATGTATAATGTTCAAATAAGACCTTGATCAAATCCTAGTTGATTGGATCCCATTTTTATTATACCATATGGATTGAAGTGCCACAAAGTATCTCATCCACAGTTGCATAGAGAACCTCTCACAGCTGCTCCATTGTGTTCAGTCTACCAAGGCCTCCCGAATCTCAGAGTGGTGGAAGCCAAGAGATAAACTCAAGGCTTTGGCACAGAGTCGCATACATCTTGGGTAACCAATGGCATCCACTGTGTACACATTGCACAGCCCTGATCCGCAATGTGGGAGGAAAAAAATATGTTACAGCTTTACAATTGgtttagaaaaaacaataatCTATCAACATTTACAAGTGTtgaaacgcatgcacacataaaaaTAGCTACCCAAATCAGGGTAATTAGGTTTAGCTATTTCTACACAAGGGATCCAAGTGATCCAATTCCCCAGGCTAGCCATGACTCGACCAAACCTTTAATCATTGGTAGGCTAGTTTTTACCGGTTCCTCCCATGCTGTCATCACTTCAGTTATTACCTTCCTGCCTATTTGTCATCAACATGACGAGAAACCGTCAACAGGGCCTTGTCATTCCCCAGACACGGCCCACCCCAAGGAGTGGAGACTGAGGCAAGTAATTTATATCAAaccattttaataataataatcataaaaagcaaaacaaaacatttcaatTCGTCATTAGAACATCTTAAGATAAAAGCACCAACACCAACTAGCAAGAATATCTCCATGGAAACCCCCAGGGCGTTTTGGAACCTGGGTTTGCCTTTATTGCAGCTCAAGCCTGCCCTCCACTATACACACCTGTAGTAAAACCAACACTTACCCTACGTTAAGGACAGGCCACTATACACAGGTCTCCTGTATTAAACCACTGCTCTTCCTACGTTAAGGACAGGCCTGGCCCCACTATACACAGGTCAGGTGTTCTGAAACGACAGCATCTCCTACGTCAAGGACTGCAGCAACTGAATCGCTCCATCTCTAATCCCACCCAGAGCTCTGGTCCTAAAGCGAGGCGTTTGGGACAGAAAAGGCCTTGGCTGAAGTGGCCTGATGTACGGGTCAGGGAGAACACGTTGTTTCGTCAAGGAGACGTAGCACGTGAGGTCAAAGGCGCTTTTTTTCGAAGGCCAATCGTCAGGTGACTGTGCGATGCTGGCTGAACGCCGGCTGGAGAGGCGCCAGACAGCCTCTCCACATGACCCCGCGACAGCAGCGTAATGCAGTCGTTTGGTGGGTTGCATTGTAGCATAATTTCAAGCAATCAAGAGTTCTTCCTGAGTGTAACCTTTGGCAGGATTCAAAATAACCAGCCACTTGTATTGCTGCAGCGCTCTCTCTCGTCACAAAGACGGAGAACAGAGCGGAGGATTTTACGCGCGTCGCGCTCGACCGAAGAGGGACCTCGGCGACAACTCCGCGTCGCTTTGCCTCTATATAGGAGGCGACGGCGAACAGGAACAGGGTTTAAAACAAAAGGAGTAAACCAAAAAGGAAGAAGCGCTCACGGCTACCAAAACAAACGTATTCTCTCTCGCACATACATCGCCCCAGCCGTTGAGATAGTAGGACGTTTGAGAGATGGAGCATCGGATAGTCACCAGACAAGCTGGGTTGAGCGTCACCAAACCATGCTCCTTTTGTAGCACACAGAAAACAGGAAAGGAGAACTTTCTCAATAGCTGCATGTTCCTTGTTTTAAGTGAAGGAGAGCACCGCGCTGTCAACACAAGTAGTATTCAAAGTCGATCAGCGTTTTGAGTCAAAACGTAAAAGCTTAATACAGAACAACAGAACTCGTATCAAACACCAGGTATAAGAAATATCTGAACAGTGTCAACAAGATCCTACAATTACAAAAGACCTCTCAGTGCTGGGAACTTAAGATCGGCTATGGGTTTTGAAAAatgatttagtttttttttctttttcaactaGAAAAAGAACCCCCTCACAAACACATTGGTGTTCACAGATCAACCAAACCCGAGTCTAGAGGAAAGCACTACCAATCAAAAGCTTTGATTATCCTTTGGACCAATCATGACGTCTGTTGCTAAACTGAACGAAAACCTGCTTCCTCTCAACAGACTTTCTGTTGGACCCGTTTACCGTTTTCCAACTGACCCTCGGAAATCAGTAACAGGCGTGGGTTCAAAGTACAGGTTCACTATTCAAACCACcgtgatgacgtcacagacccGCTGTCACCAGACGTGGCCGCCGTCGAGCGAGGACCGGAAGTGGGCGATGAGGCTGAGGTTTCGTTTTGTATGCACcaaaataaaattattattaaatgatATTTATTATTTGGAAAAAAAGCACCATTTTCCTCCCGCACAATCTAATATGGTAAAAAGAAACATAAAACCCACGTTAAAACGGCTGACACATTTCAAGATGATTCCACCACTAGATTctggttaaaggttgggtatggaattctcttttttggccatttttaaaaaaaaaattgaaatcgttatcataacccactgagttagaagtactgacatgaaaattaaacaagtcaatcatctgtggaacgggcagggctcgaaaaactccagccaatgatttccagaaccaccgagtggcatttgacagtaagtacgtcaatcaaacggtcgtactgcactccccctccccccgcgcgaccccttcgtgcacgtactcaaagctcgtgacacagagcaagcttctgttttttgttatcctgcggtagctactggagctagctaactagctaatggctcgctctcgcgcatctgtgttcgcgctcgtgcatgattgcgcgtccatgtacttggaatgggtggagtcagagtcagcgttgaaggagagcgggtaggaccatttgagttatgcattttcaaaatctgctggcgtttcgcaaatcccatacccaacctttaaagtcACACCATCGATGGTCAAACTAATGGGTATGTTAAGATGGTTATCTAATTTGGAGTGTACAGCAAATATTACGACCAGCCTTACCATAACTCTTATCTCCAATTCacttatatattcatatatgtatctatatatatatatatatttatatatatatccattatTTTTTAGAATGACAACAGACAAAAGGAGCCAACAATAACATATGTACAAAACAGTGTGTCGTGTTCATAAACCAAATATCTCGAGAACATAAAAACTATTTCGGGTGAAACGTGACAGTTGGTTTGAAAAAGGAAACGAGAGGGAATGCCACAGCCTTATACGGGCGTAACGGGATCTGGAGGAAGCTGCTGCAGGCGAGCTTTACCTAACCCTCGTTGTCCAGTCCACAGTCTTGTTAGGGCGAGAGGAGACAGAACAGAGGAAATGCCACTAGTAGGTGGCATTTCAAAACAAAAGTCCCTGTATACAAGCAGCACCAAGTGTACTTATTTGTCTTAACTTACTTTAGATGTTTTCAATATTGAATAAATAAGTTCAGGCACAGTCTGGAGATAgcaccattgtttttttttttcagactgTCAAGTAGACACTATTGCATTCTACTTTATCCATCCAATTTAGGATtgataaagggggggggggtggggggaaatATACCAAAAAGACTGTCAGCATAAATATAATAATCTAAATTATACACAATTGTACAGTCTAATATTGAATCCCATTCACAGTACAAACACTGTTAGAAAAATAACTTAGAAAattaaaaagccaaacaaaacaaagtgtgACAACAGTCCAGTAGTACGGTAGTCCTTGTTGCTTTTGGATTCCCAGTGTGaggatgtggatgtgtgtgtgagcgtgtttgcgttcgcgtgtctgtgtgcgtgcgcgcgcctgtgtatgcgtgcatgccgGTTTGCTGCTCAACTGAACACATGACTCGTTAGAGTCCCAGAATGTTTGGCTAGAGTTGCAGGTTCGGCTCACGTTAGGAGTACGGAAAGGGTTTTAGTTGGTGTCCGAGTGGATGGGGTCCTCTATTGATGGGCGAAGTCAACATGAGAATTTGTTCCCAAATTCTATCCTCATAGTGAGATGCGATTTCACACACTTTTTGTTTCACTGACCAATCAGGAGCCTGACTTGTGGGGACGAGGCATAACGAGTGGGAGGGGCTTAACAGACGGATCAGTGATGTGATTGGACAATTCTGAAGGCTATCAAGGGACTCCTGGATCCACCTCACGAATAGAAAATATTCTATTCAATTAGAAGAGGATTCATTGATTCTTGAATAATTAAATGCACCATTCAAGCAAAATCAGAGCCATGGGTTAATCATGacaagacaaaaaataataccAAACTAGTTCTTAGAGCACCGCAATGTAATGTTACGACAAAGTTCAATTCCTGTAAGCACCACCAACTACAGACACATCTGTATTCATCTCGACATAAATTTCATCCCTTGTAAGCATGATTTATGCTTTGGAagtctgcgtgcgtgtctgaGAATGTGcgtgtttgcctgcgtgtgcgtgtgtgtgtgagaatagaGTGGTGCAGACGCGTTACATCCCAGTCCGGTGGCCGGTCTCGAGGCGGTGGGTCTGGAGGCGTTCTGAAGCATCGGTAGGTACGGTGAGCGTCCCGGTTGCATAGGTTCACGTTGGGTTGAGGTAGTTTTCATCAGTTACCTGCGAcggcacaggggggggggggggggggggagagagagacacagcgtcAGGCCACGAGAACTTGGGGGCCGGTGGCCGCCAGGCCTTTTGAAAACACACCCAGGTCAAGGTTGAGTCAGGATGGACGCACTCACAAGGAGTAGGAAGCTGAAAAACAATCAATCTGCTAAAGCGGTGGTTTGCTGTGGGAGATGCGAGACAGGTCAGAACTAACATGGGGGTCTGCTTTCAAGCCTCTGCTTTGACCATTAGATCAATGATCAAGAGGAGGAAGACATGACCGGTCTTATGTACTCACAAGGAGTAGGaagatcaatcaatcaatcaatcaatcaatcaatcttaTGTACAGTCAGCTTAATGCCTGGTCTTATGTACAGTGGGTTTAATGACTGGTCTTATCTACGGTGTGTTTAATGACTGGTTTTATGTAAAGTTAGCTTAATGACAGTGGGTTTGGCATACAACTCGTGGGGGGCTTCTGTTCCTTCTGCTGTCACAATTATCACTCAACATTCATCACCCGATTGTACGGCTCCTTCCTGGTGTGGATATTGCATTTCACTGAGGATTTGTTAAACTAATCTAATCTTGTAATACAACAAGCACTCTGACAACCAATGAGTGTTTAGCACGCTAACTCTAGCGTACTTTTGGCTTGGCTCTAGCTATTGGGCTGTTATCATTGGAAATGAACCAGTTCAATTTATCCATTTCCCAATATGTGCTAAAGTGCCATCTGTCACAAAAGTGTCAACCAATAACTCTACTTTGATATTGAATAGGAACATGGGATTAAAATCAATGTTGTTTTACAGAGCAATGATCAAAACCACATTTACATTAGATTTAAAACACAAACCAACCAAAGAGAGGCCAGGCTGTGTACTCTGTaccactgtgtgcgtgtgcaagaaCTGTCGCGGGGATTTCACATGCGGGGCGGACCCCCATGAAGCGAAGTGTATCGCCAACGCTGCCATCCGTTCAGAACCCTTCAGACTCACCCTGTTCTGAGGCAGAACCGCGGGGGGCCAGAGCCAGACTCACTGTCCCTCTTCCTCTGATTGCTCGACAACCACCTGGGCTCCTCCACCCCGCCCcgcctaaaccccccccccccccccccctcgcacccccctccccgccctatCTGGGTCGGTTGCCGGAGAGCTGCGCGGCACCTTGGGAGCCGGTCACACTCTGAGTCCTCCACGCGCCCGCCCCAGCCCCCGCTGAGCTGCTggcgggcggaggggggggcgggcggggggggtagTGCCCCGAGAAGGGCCGAGcagaggaagaggcggaggaggaggagtgggaggctgtggcagcggcggcggcagcggacACAGAAGCAGgggggatggtggaggaggagagggaggagtgagcTCGCTGGTGCTGCAGGGAGGagtagtgggaggagggggcgcaTGACGAGGGGGGGCCTGCGAGATGGAGGTGTGGCGCCGAGGAGGCGGGCGCGGGGGCCGCGCAGtgcagcggcggcggcagggAGCCGGTGCCCCCGCCGGACTTGGAGGGGGGGCCCTGCAGGACCGACTGCGTGCGGCCCTGCTGTGCCTGGGacagggaggaggcggagcccgcAGCCAGCCGCGCGGAGCCCGCAGCCAGCCGCGCGGAgcccgccggggggggggcggcggcgtgcTGCTGGGCGGGGGCCGAGGCGGAGGAGGCCAGGCCGAGCAGGGGCCCCAGGCCCCCGGGGACGGGCAGCGCGCTGCCGAACTGATGGGACGACACGGAGGGCGCCACGTGGTGAAAGATACCTGCGGAGCACACACAGcagggagcagggggggagcagggagaggacagagaggaggagagagagaggggggaggagagagagacagagaggaggaagagaggggaggggggggggagagagggggggggaggatgagaggggagggggagagagagaggaggagagagagggacagagaggaggagaggggagagaggaggagagggggaggaggagaggagagagaggaggagagggggaggaggagaggggaggggggaaagagggacagaggggaggagagaggaggagagggaagggggggagagagagagagagacagagagagggggggacagagggaagCAGGGGCTGAAGCAGGTTTTGCAGAGC includes the following:
- the amh gene encoding muellerian-inhibiting factor, with protein sequence MLSRHPFPVGDKEPVPALPSYTIPVSSGEWAEKPSDAFSFLRELQAFLGDVFPLPPGEAVSLRVQLPSLKSLPSLALGPASSETLLVGLLNSSSPTFFSFPPLRSVRRLGRGGELALPPDLLEELRRKLGTLEQQVEVLMGEVAVEQKAVRSLERLKALSALPREVRPAGELQYRAFLLMLALQTVSQAYEIQRGLRAARAGQASESNICRVQEHYMQLETYVLSPCRASIKKCTGVCSFPLHNPTNHAVVIFDQIQSGALLDSSVCCVPVAYDSLRVVELMDDGTTLSHVKENMFAKECGCR